Proteins from a genomic interval of Coraliomargarita sinensis:
- the ilvE gene encoding branched-chain-amino-acid transaminase yields MKIFMNDKLVDQAEAKVSVFDHGLLYGDGIFEGIRLYDSCVFKLEEHLERLEYSAKAIMLELPWSRQEISDAVCETCRANGLKDGYIRLVVTRGEGSLGLSIKNCDKPQLIIIADKIQLYPQEFYEKGLEIITVPTRRINPAALPPTVKSLNYLNNILAKIEAQHLGYHEAIMLNDQGHVAECTGDNVFVIHKGELITPSASAGALKGITRDTALGISEDLGVPWREANLTRYDIWVAEELFLTGTAAEIIPIVKVDARPIGDGKPGPITAKFLERFRELVSREGTML; encoded by the coding sequence ATGAAGATTTTTATGAACGATAAGTTGGTCGACCAAGCTGAGGCGAAGGTCTCGGTCTTCGACCATGGTTTACTGTACGGCGACGGCATTTTCGAGGGTATCCGGCTCTACGATAGTTGTGTCTTTAAGCTGGAGGAGCATCTGGAGCGCCTGGAGTATTCGGCCAAAGCGATCATGCTGGAGCTGCCCTGGTCACGCCAGGAGATTTCCGATGCGGTCTGCGAGACCTGTCGGGCCAATGGCCTGAAAGATGGTTATATCCGTCTGGTCGTGACGCGTGGAGAGGGGAGTCTTGGCCTCTCGATCAAAAACTGCGACAAGCCGCAACTGATCATAATTGCGGACAAGATTCAGCTCTATCCGCAGGAATTTTACGAAAAGGGACTGGAGATCATTACGGTGCCGACCCGCCGCATCAATCCGGCAGCTCTGCCGCCGACAGTCAAGTCGCTCAACTACCTCAACAACATCCTCGCCAAAATCGAGGCCCAGCATCTGGGCTACCATGAGGCCATCATGCTGAACGACCAGGGTCACGTTGCCGAGTGCACCGGGGATAATGTTTTCGTCATCCACAAGGGTGAGCTCATTACGCCCTCGGCCAGCGCGGGGGCACTGAAGGGGATCACCCGCGATACCGCCCTGGGAATTTCAGAAGATCTGGGAGTGCCCTGGCGGGAGGCGAACCTGACGCGCTATGACATCTGGGTGGCGGAAGAGCTATTCCTGACCGGTACGGCAGCCGAGATCATTCCGATTGTGAAGGTCGATGCCCGCCCGATAGGGGACGGCAAGCCCGGCCCGATCACGGCAAAGTTCC